One Pseudopipra pipra isolate bDixPip1 chromosome 26, bDixPip1.hap1, whole genome shotgun sequence DNA window includes the following coding sequences:
- the GPR179 gene encoding probable G-protein coupled receptor 179 isoform X2, with protein sequence MEPRRWPLLWGVRAVLVHVTVLTAGQRPQERPPRPAGWSPGPSSSWAPTLEPGAPGDAEGSAAALAFLRTGDAQRLARANCSGGVAAGPPGPGPPPALRAALRAAPEALAHTANFLNMLFQTNDIREASVAEDVEWYQALVRSLAEGHPWVRRAVLALDAHPLAPKPRLMLQATKGDGQILLQDVSASAPSLGNLSWDNEWFNALKSQRTPQLRKRVLSNDLRSMETPKWQRGDSYVGDPGHVRWSPPFLECREGRFLPAWAVTLSSAFYGLKPDLSPEFKGVVRVDVELRDVAIDQCASGPGWFSDTHRCDLNSTQCVPQESRGFVLGRYLCRCRPGFYGAGGVASGAWAGPDGGSRLACWPCRPGCATCEDDKPCLIQEDPVLRAAVLSCQACCMLAIFLSMLVSYHFRRSKRIRASGIILLETILFGSLLLYFPVFILYFKPSIFRCIVLRWVRMLGFATVYGTITLKLYRVLKVFLSRSAQRAPYVSSGRVLKLLAPILLLVLWFLAAWTIGMLENVNKNIPLVVRTQTTHGLHFYICGHDCWDYMMVIAEMLFLLWGSFLCYATRAVPSAFHEPRYMGIALHNELMISAAFHVVRFIIIPSLHPDWTLLLFFAHTHGTVTMTLALLFIPKFLHRGSPLREEITAEVYEDELDMRRSGSCLNSSIASAWSEHSLDPDDIREELKKLYRQLEVHKTWRMATNNPHLPRKRGSRRSLARSILRRGAEPPEAPSRRSSAGDRGSIPGRRGSSARRPLDAGGTGVRMRDEGSRRRSSALRKSRSSEGPPRGSPGPGILPAEEPSPGREEMDVTLEQSDSDSLDAAPLVCKSASAQNLSGHWQRPPARAPALQKSHSVVTGAREEALLAASRAAREGWHSSRQLSAPASRHPPGRAPPRDAGKAKIPGKSCSQEDTSPLGDAKVQKHVTYAPTKSISIDSAHPPRKVRVAVRKTPPVPPVRYESLGRHSVPAGDSLEPAEPPRDPPAPAGEAEGTPEGIPEGTPEGHPGRSSPPAGKGGLLSPPPISAQVCPWELIQDEILSRKQKAAEAADSGTAGDTETPEPKPPPAKTFRSLGLAIKALNRSRGKSVLRGRRESEGSFRRRGSSRREKSSLAEASATSLGGTGPDPAAKSPEGGRQRPEPPSRGYTVPCQHNNNAATPGEATGWGDSGTEGHWDGLAPGTAGGDEVAEQPSGKTQVEPQEGDGAPGVDPGKDVPAVDPGKDVPAVDPGKDAPAVDPGKGAPAVHPGKDAPAVDPGKDVPAVDPGKDVPAVDLGKDAPGVDPGKDAPAVDPGKDAPAVTLEEGTAKGLQGINGSIQPQEHTEEEQPPAKPTPSSPQPSTTSVQGEARGKPGAGAFLPGSLGIPAGRGALLRQEAVASREDGGFPAGEESPAKALEKGSSQAEPLGPGGSQGTARAWDAAGKAGSVPKPSSQQAGSVDSKKATICPWEVEDEPRPRTEICPWEEAAAPAGKEGLRQDTSKREGKPGSRGVGDTKARTGGRWEQRRDTGMFAELVRKSLEKAESKKSQSMESIKEICPWESLGTEKPPEQPPARSTALPKSPSRKSQSTESLKAEICPWEAQEPKSSDKANICPWEGAEPPSGKENLRPSTVSKSPSASQGLLKETGVGASGKEEKAKGDRESVCPWESTDMEQPQAKPHTGSIQPSKKSAEICPWEAQEPKSSDKAEICPWESTEQPPGKPRAGSTEPSKRSQSKESLKAEICPWEDQEPKSSDKAEICPWEGAEPPSQQPKAKQGSQGGSRGDKRITRQAALASPERSPGKGSRDREALCPWESLGTQEPSGTSHVVGTGLPKSPSGKSQSTESLKAEICPWEGQEVKSSDRAEICPWEGAEAQLDKGTAPGKDRVPPKEVATSKPVEKGSRDRESVCPWESTDMEQPQAKPQTGSPSQPPGKPRAGSTEPSKKSQSTESLKAEICPWEDQEPKSSDKAEICPWEGAEPPSQQPKAKQGSQGGSRGDKRITRQAALASPERSPGKGSRDREAVCPWESLGTQEPSGTSHVVGTGLPKSPSGNPRATESLKAEICPWEGQEVKSSDRAEICPWEGQEVKSSNRAEICPWEEAEPQLEKAAAPGKDRVPPKSSKPVEKGSRDRESVCPWESMDMEQPQAKPHTGSREPSKKSAEICPWEAQEPKSSDKAEICPWESTEQPPGKPRAGSTEPSKKSQSKESLKAEICPWEDQEPKSSDKAEICPWEGAEPPSQQPKAKQGSQGGSRGDKRITRQAALASPERSPGKGSRDREALCPWESLGTQEPSGTSHVVGTGLPKSPSGKSQSTESLKAEICPWEGQEVKSSDRAEICPWEGAEAQLDKGTAPGKDRVPPKEVATSKPVEKGSRDRESVCPWESTDMEQPQVKPRAGSTEPSKKSQSKESLKAEICPWEDQEPKSSDKAEICPWESTEQLLGKARAGSTEPSKKSQSTESLKAEICPWEAREVKSSDRAEICPWEEAEPQLEKAAAPGKDRVPPKSSKPVEKGSRDRESVCPWESTDMEQPQAKPRAGSTEPSKKSQSKESLKAEICPWEDQEPKSIDKAEICPWESTEQLLGKTRAGSTEPSKKSQSTESLKAEICPWEAQEPKSSDRAEICPWESTDTEQLLGKPRAGSTEPSKKSQSTESLKAEICPWEDQEPKSSDKAEICPWEVAAPQLDKGTAPGKDRVPPKSPKPVEKGSRDRESVCPWESLDTEDLSLKTAVEMEPSKKSDSTESRKSEICPWEAAEPTGWEKESSKAGVHPRGADRTSHPGMGKPKPVAGASVGSPTALLEKSKGSSDGEAKHKPLCRLLPGIQPPGTGSSSSPGTGLAEVCPWEAEEAPSAPAKPSTDTRKSSEVCPWEEESVDPTPTHHGRGRARGTPRDGEGGERETQPEVCPWDHQ encoded by the exons ATGGAGCCGCGCCGCTGGCCGCTGCTCTGGGGCGTCCGCGCGGTGCTGGTGCACGTCACCGTGCTCACGGCGGGGCAGCGCCCGCAGGAGAGACCCCCGCGGCCGGCGGGATGGTCGCCGGGCCCCTCATCCTCGTGGGCGCCCACCCTGGAGCCGGGAGCGCCGGGGGACGCCGAGGGCTCGGCGGCAGCGCTGGCGTTCCTGCGCACGGGGGATGCCCAGCGCCTGGCCCGGGCCAACTGCAGCGGGGGGGTCGCGGCGggaccccccggccccgggccccccccggccctgcGAGCCGCCCTCCGGGCCGCCCCCGAGGCGCTGGCACACACCGCCAACTTCCTCAACATGCTCTTCCAGACCAACGACATCCGCGAGGCCAGCGTGGCCGAGGACGTGGAGTGGTACCAGGCGCTGGTCCGCAGCCTGGCCGAGGGGCACCCCTGGGTGCGCCGGGCGGTGCTGGCCCTCGACGCCCACCCGCTGGCCCCCAAGCCCCGGCTGATGCTCCAGGCCACCAAGGGGGACGGGCAGATCCTGCTGCAGGACGTCTCGGCCTCCGCCCCCAGCCTGGGCAACCTCAGCTGGGACAACGAGTGGTTCAACGCCCTCAAGTCCCAGCGGACCCCCCAGCTCCGCAAGCGCGTGCTCAGCAACGACCTGCGCAGCATGGAGACCCCCAAGTGGCAGCGGGGGGACAGCTACGTGGGGGACCCGGGCCACGTGAGGTGGTCGCCGCCGTTCCTGGAGTGCCGGGAGGGCAGGTTCCTGCCCGCCTGGGCGGTCACGCTCTCCTCCGCCTTCTACGGGCTCAAGCCAGACCTCAGCCCCGAGTTCAA GGGTGTGGTGCGGGTGGACGTGGAGCTGAGGGATGTGGCCATCGACCAGTGCGCCAGCGGGCCGGGCTGGTTCTCTGACACACATCGCTGTGACCTCAACAGCACCCAG TGTGTGCCCCAGGAGAGCCGTGGCTTCGTCCTCGGGAGGTACCTGTGCCGGTGCAGGCCGGGCTTTTATGGGGCCGGCGGAGTGGCCAGCGGTGCCTGGGCAG GGCCGGACGGGGGGTCCCGCCTGGCGTGCTGGCCCTGCCGCCCGGGCTGTGCCACCTGCGAGGACGACAAGCCGTGCCTGATCCAGGAGGACCCGGTGCTGCGGGCGGCCGTGCTGTCGTGCCAGGCCTGCTGCATGCTGGCCATCTTCCTCAGCATGCTCGTCTCCTACCACTTCAGACGGAGCAAG aggATCCGGGCATCGGGAATCATCCTCCTGGAGACCATCCTCTTTGGATCCCTCCTCCTCTACTTCCCC GTGTTCATCCTGTACTTCAAGCCGAGCATCTTCCGCTGCATCGTCCTGCGCTGGGTGCGGATGCTCGGCTTCGCCACCGTCTACGGCACCATCACCCTCAAGCTGTACAG gGTGCTGAAGGTGTTCCTGTCCCGCTCGGCCCAGCGGGCGCCCTACGTGTCGAGCGGGCGGGTGCTGAAGTTGCTGGcgcccatcctgctcctggtgctgtggTTCCTGGCGGCCTGGACCATCGGGATGCTGGAGAACGTCAACAAGAACATCCCGCTGGTGGTCCGCACCCAGACCACCCACGGGCTGCACTTCTACATCTGCGGCCACGACTGCTGGGACTACATGATGGTCATTG ccgAGATGCTGTTCCTGCTGTGGGGCAGCTTCCTGTGCTACGCCACCCGGGCCGTGCCCTCCGCCTTCCACGAGCCCCGCTACATGGGCATCGCCCTCCACAACGAGCTCATGATCTCCGCTGCCTTCCACGTGGTCAG GTTCATCATCATCCCCTCCCTGCATCCTGACTGGactctgctcctcttcttcgctCACACCCACGGCACCGTCACCATGACCCTGGCCCTGCTCTTTATCCCCAAG TTCCTGCACAGGGGCTCTCCGCTGCGGGAGGAGATCACGGCCGAGGTGTACGAGGACGAGCTGGACATGCGGCGCTCGGGCTCCTGCCTGAACAGCAGCATCGCGTCCGCCTGGAGCGAGCACAGTCTCGACCCCGATGACATTCGG gaggagctgaagaagctctaCCGGCAGCTGGAGGTGCACAAGACGTGGCGGATGGCGACCAACAACCCCCACCTGCCCAGGAAGCGCGGCTCCCGCCGCAGCCTCGCCCGCTCCATCCTGCGCCGCGGGGCCGAACCGCCCGAGGCCCCGTCCCGCCGGAGCAGCGCCGGGGACCGCGGGAGCATCCCGGGCCGCCGCGGCTCCTCCGCCAGGCGCCCGCTGGACGCCGGCGGCACCGGCGTGAGGATGCGGGACGAGGGATCCCGGCGCCGCTCCTCGGCCCTGCGCAAGTCCCGCAGCTCCGAGGGGCCCCCCCGAGGGTCGCCCGGCCCCGGCATCCTCCCCGCCGAGGAGCCCTCGCCGGGGAGGGAGGAGATGGACGTGACCTTGGAGCAATCCGACAGCGACTCCCTGGACGCCGCCCCGCTCGTGTGCAAGTCGGCCAGCGCCCAAAACCTGTCGGGGCACTGGCAGAGACCCCCGGCCCGGGCGCCCGCCCTGCAGAAGTCACACAGCGTCGTCACCGGGGCGCGGGAGGAGGCCCTGCTGGCGGCCAGCAGAGCCGCCCGggagggctggcacagcagcaggcagctctCGGCCCCGGCCTCGAGGCACCCTCCCGGCCGTGCCCCTCCCAGGGACGCCGGGAAGGCCAAAATCCCCGGCaagagctgctcccaggaggaCACGTCCCCCCTGGGCGATGCCAAGGTGCAGAAACACGTCACCTATGCGCCCACCAAGAGCATCAGCATCGACAGCGCCCACCCGCCCAGGAAGGTGCGGGTGGCCGTGAGGAAAacgccccccgtgccccccgtcCGCTACGAGAGCCTGGGGAGGCACTCGGTGCCCGCTGGGGACTCCCTGGAGCCGGCGGAGCCACCGCGGGACCCCCCGGCACCGGCGGGAGAGGCGGAGGGGACACCAGAGGGGATACCAGAGGGGACACCGGAGGGACACCCGGGGCGCTCGTCCCCCCCCGCGGGGAAGGGCGGGCTGCTGAGCCCACCCCCCATCTCGGCCCAGGTCTGTCCCTGGGAGCTGATCCAGGACGAGATCCTGAGCAGGAAACAAAAAGCCGCCGAGGCAGCAGACTCGGGGACCGCCGGTGACACGGAGACCCCCGAGCCCAAACCGCCCCCCGCCAAGACCTTCCGGAGCCTGGGCCTGGCCATCAAAGCCCTGAACCGCTCCCGGGGGAAGAGCGTCctcagagggaggagggagagcgAGGGGAGCTTcaggaggagggggagcagcaggagggagaagtCCAGCCTGGCCGAGGCTTCAGCCACGTCCCTCGGGGGGACCGGCCCGGACCCCGCTGCCAAAAGCCCCGAGGGGGGCAGGCAGAggccagagccccccagccGTGGGTACACGGTGCCCTGCCAGCACAACAACAATGCTGCCACCCCCGGGGAAGCCACGGGCTGGGGGGACAGCGGGACAGAAGGACACTGGGACGGTCTGGCACCAGGGACAGCTGGTGGGGACGAAGTGGCAGAGCAGCCCAGTGGGAAAACACAGGTGGAGCCCCAGGAAGGGGACGGGGCTCCTGGGGTGGATCCAGGGAAGGACGTTCCTGCAGTGGATCCAGGGAAGGATGTTCCTGCAGTGGATCCAGGGAAGGATGCTCCTGCAGTGGATCCAGGGAAGGGTGCTCCTGCAGTGCATCCAGGGAAGGATGCTCCTGCAGTGGATCCAGGGAAGGATGTTCCTGCAGTGGATCCAGGGAAGGATGTTCCTGCAGTGGATCTAGGGAAGGATGCTCCTGGGGTGGATCCAGGGAAGGATGCTCCTGCAGTGGATCCAGGGAAGGATGCTCCTGCAGTCACGCTGGAGGAAGGAACAGCCAAAGGGCTCCAGGGGATCAACGGATCCATCCAGCCCCAGGAGCACACGGAGGAGGAGCAGCCACCTGCAAAGCCCACCCCaagcagcccccagccctccaCCACCAGCGTGCAGGGAGAGGCCAGGGGGAAGCCGGGGGCTGGGGCTTTTCTCCCAGGATCCCTTGGAATTCCAGCGGGAAGGGGAGCTCTGCTGCGCCAAGAGGCCGTTGCTTCCCGGGAGGACGGGGGGTTCCCGGCGGGTGAGGAGAGCCCGGCCAaggcactggaaaaggggagcagccaggctgagcccctcgGTCCTGGGGGGAGCCAGGGCACTGCCAGAGCCTGGGATGCAGCGGGGAAAGCTGGGAGTGTGCCCAAACCTTCATCCCAGCAAGCTGGATCCGTGGACAGCAAAAAGGCCACCATCTGTCCGTGGGAAGTGGAGGATGAGCCACGTCCTAGAACAGAAATCTGCCCCTGGGaagaggctgcagctccagcagggaaggagggattgAGGCAGGACACCTCCAAAAGGGAAGGCAAGCCAGGATCCAGAGGAGTGGGAGATACCAAAGCAAGGACGGGCGGCCGTTGGGAACAGCGCAGGGACACCGGGATGTTTGCAGAGCTCGTCAGGAAAAGCCTGGAAAAAGCTGAGTCCAAGAAATCCCAGAGTATGGAGAGCATAAAGGAGATCTGTCCCTGGGAGAGCCTGGGCACTGAGAAGCCCCCGGAACAACCCCCTGCCAggagcacagcactgcccaAATCACCTTCCAGGAAATCCCAGAGCACGGAGAGCCTGAAGGCAGAGATCTGTCCTTGGGAGGCTCAGGAGCCCAAATCCAGTGACAAAGCCAACATCTgtccctgggaaggggctgaaCCTCCATCAGGTAAAGAGAATCTCAGACCATCCACTGTGAGCAAAAGCCCTTCTGCAAGTCAGGGTCTCTTGAAAGAAACTGGAGTTGGTGCAtctggaaaggaggagaaagcaaAGGGAGACCGTGAGTCCGTCTGTCCTTGGGAGAGCACAGacatggagcagccacaggccAAACCCCACACTGGGAGCATACAGCCATCAAAGAAATCAGCAGAGATCTGTCCTTGGGAGGCCCAAGAGCCCAAATCCAGTGACAAAGCTGAAATCTGTCCCTgggagagcacagagcagcccccGGGCAAACCCCGtgcagggagcacagagccTTCAAAGAGATCCCAGAGCAAGGAAAGCCTGAAGGCAGAGATCTGTCCTTGGGAGGATCAGGAGCCCAAATCCAGTGACAAAGCTGAAATCTgtccctgggaaggggctgaacctccctcccagcagccaaAGGCAAAGCAGGGTTCCCAGGGGGGCTCCAGGGGGGACAAGCGCATCACGCGCCAGGCAGCGCTGGCCAGCCCGGAGAGatccccagggaagggcagcagggacagggaggctCTGTGTCCCTGGGAGAGCCTGGGCACACAGGAACCCTCGGGAACATCCCATGTCgtgggcacagggctgcccaAGTCACCATCAGGGAAatcccagagcacagagagcCTGAAGGCAGAGATCTGTCCTTGGGAGGGTCAGGAGGTCAAATCCAGTGACAGAGCAGAAATCTGTCCCTGGGAGGGGGCTGAAGCTCAGCTGGACAAAGGAACAGCCCCAGGGAAGGACAGAGTCCCACCAAAAGAAGTGGCCACCTCCAAACctgtggagaaggggagcagAGACCGTGAGTCCGTCTGTCCCTGGGAGAGCACGGacatggagcagccacaggccAAACCCC AGACCGGGAGTCCGTCT cagcccccGGGCAAACCCCGtgcagggagcacagagccTTCCAAGAAATCCCAGAGCACGGAGAGCCTGAAGGCAGAGATCTGTCCTTGGGAGGATCAGGAGCCCAAATCCAGTGACAAAGCTGAAATCTgtccctgggaaggggctgaacctccctcccagcagccaaAGGCAAAGCAGGGTTCCCAGGGGGGCTCCAGGGGGGACAAGCGCATCACGCGCCAGGCAGCGCTGGCCAGCCCGGAGAGatccccagggaagggcagcagggacagggaggctgtgtgtccctgggagAGCCTGGGCACACAGGAACCCTCAGGAACATCCCATGTCgtgggcacagggctgcccaAGTCACCTTCGGGAAATCCCAGAGC cacagagagcCTGAAGGCAGAGATCTGTCCTTGGGAGGGTCAGGAGGTCAAATCCAGTGACAGA GCAGAGATCTGTCCTTGGGAGGGTCAGGAGGTCAAATCCAGCAACAGAGCAGAAATCTGTCCCTGGGAGGAGGCTGAACCTCAGCTGGAGAAAGCAGCGGCCCCAGGGAAGGACAGAGTCCCACCAAAGTCCTCCAAACctgtggagaaggggagcagAGACCGTGAGTCCGTCTGTCCCTGGGAGAGCATGGacatggagcagccacaggccAAACCCCACACTGGGAGCAGAGAGCCATCAAAGAAATCAGCAGAGATCTGTCCTTGGGAGGCCCAAGAGCCCAAATCCAGTGACAAAGCTGAAATCTGTCCCTGGGAGAGCACGGAGCAGCCCCCGGGCAAACCCCGtgcagggagcacagagccTTCCAAGAAATCCCAGAGCAAGGAAAGCCTAAAAGCAGAGATCTGTCCTTGGGAGGATCAGGAGCCCAAATCCAGTGACAAAGCTGAAATCTgtccctgggaaggggctgaacctccctcccagcagccaaAGGCAAAGCAGGGTTCCCAGGGGGGCTCCAGGGGGGACAAGCGCATCACGCGCCAGGCAGCGCTGGCCAGCCCGGAGAGatccccagggaagggcagcagggacagggaggctCTGTGTCCCTGGGAGAGCCTGGGCACACAGGAACCCTCGGGAACATCCCATGTCgtgggcacagggctgcccaAGTCACCCTCGGGGAAatcccagagcacagagagcCTGAAGGCAGAGATCTGTCCTTGGGAGGGTCAGGAGGTCAAATCCAGTGACAGAGCAGAAATCTGTCCCTGGGAGGGGGCTGAAGCTCAGCTGGACAAAGGAACAGCCCCAGGGAAGGACAGAGTCCCACCAAAAGAAGTGGCCACCTCCAAACctgtggagaaggggagcagAGACCGTGAGTCCGTCTGTCCCTGGGAGAGCACGGacatggagcagccacaggtcAAACCCCGTGCAGGGAGCACAGAACCCTCAAAGAAATCCCAGAGCAAGGAAAGCCTGAAGGCAGAGATCTGTCCCTGGGAGGATCAGGAGCCTAAATCCAGTGACAAAGCTGAAATCTGTCCCTGGGAGAGCacggagcagctcctgggcaaAGCCCGTGCAGGGAGCACGGAGCCTTCCAAGAAatcccagagcacagagagcCTGAAGGCAGAGATCTGTCCTTGGGAGGCCCGGGAAGTCAAATCCAGTGACAGAGCAGAAATCTGTCCCTGGGAGGAGGCTGAACCTCAGCTGGAGAAAGCAGCGGCCCCAGGGAAGGACAGAGTCCCACCAAAGTCCTCCAAACctgtggagaaggggagcagAGACCGTGAGTCCGTCTGTCCCTGGGAGAGCACGGacatggagcagccacaggccAAACCCCGTGCAGGGAGCACAGAACCCTCAAAGAAATCCCAGAGCAAGGAAAGCCTGAAGGCAGAGATCTGTCCCTGGGAGGATCAGGAGCCTAAATCCATTGACAAAGCTGAAATCTGTCCCTGGGAGAGCacggagcagctcctgggcaaAACCCGtgcagggagcacagagccTTCCAAGAAATCCCAGAGCACAGAAAGCCTGAAGGCAGAGATCTGTCCTTGGGAAGCTCAGGAGCCCAAATCCAGTGACAGAGCAGAAATCTGTCCCTGGGAgagcacagacacagagcagctcctgggcaaACCCCGtgcagggagcacagagccTTCCAAGAAatcccagagcacagagagcCTGAAGGCAGAGATCTGTCCTTGGGAGGATCAGGAGCCCAAATCCAGTGACAAAGCTGAAATCTGTCCCTGGGAAGTGGCTGCACCTCAGCTGGACAAAGGAACAGCCCCAGGGAAGGACAGAGTCCCACCAAAGTCCCCCAAACctgtggagaaggggagcagAGACCGTGAGTCCGTCTGTCCCTGGGAGAGCCTGGACACGGAGGATCTCTCCCTGAAAACTGCAGTGGAGATGGAGCCATCCAAGAAATCCGACAGCACGGAGAGCAGGAAATCTGAAATCTGcccctgggaagcagcagagccCACGGGGTGGGAGAAGGAAAGCTCCAAAGCAGGTGTGCACCCACGGGGAGCTGACAGAACATCCCACCCCGGGATGGGAAAGCCAAAGCCGGTGGCAGGAGCCAGCGTTGGGTCTCCAACTGCCCTGCTGGAAAAATCCAAGGGCAGCTCTGATGGGGAGGCCAAGCACAAGCCCCTGTGCCGGCTCCTGCCTGGCATCCAGCCCCCAGGGAcgggcagcagctccagccctggcactggcCTGGCTGAGGTTTGTCCCTGGGAAGCAGAAGAGGCTCCATCAGCACCTGCCAAGCCCAGCACAGACACAAGGAAAAGCTCGGAGGTGTGTCCCTGGGAGGAGGAGAGTGTGGATCCCACCCCGACCCACCACGGCCGGGGCAGAGCCAGGGGGACCCCccgggatggggaggggggtgagAGGGAAACCCAGCCCGAGGTGTGCCCGTGGGATCACCAGTAG